The candidate division WOR-1 bacterium RIFOXYB2_FULL_36_35 genome includes the window AATGCTCTAACAAAAGATGAAAAAGATAAATTTTCTCCTTTGGTTATTGAAGGAGTAACAGCACAATTTATGAACCCTACACCCAAAGGAGTTTTCTTATTCAACCCGGAATTTCATGAAGGGAATCTAACTCTTAGCATGGATAATAAGTTATATCTTACAGATTGCGGACTTACTACCTTTGTCACAGCAAGCGAATTACTCTCTTTTATCTCAACCATTTCCTCTTTCAGGGGAGAAGGATTGCCTGGAGCAGCCGCAATGCTGTTGCAGCAAGGAAATATACAACATCTCTCCCAACTAAGAAAAGGAAAGGAATCACAACTTATATCAGCGTTAAAAGTAATATCCCAAAAAAGAGAAATTGTTTCCTCTCCAGAATCCCTCCTTTCCGAAGTAGCAGCAATAGCAGCAAAAACATCAGATTTTAAGATCACTTCAGGCTTTGACTCACTCTCAAGAGGGTTTCAATATCTCGCCCCATACATAAGACGATCTGGACAAATTCCCTCTTTAGCGTTTATACCTCAAATACAAAAAATGCCTTTGGCAGATGAAATAAAAGAAAAACTAGCGCCATCTTCGGATGATAAAACAAGCAAAACTTTTCTCCCCTCAGGAATGGAAATAGGAAAAAAACTAAGAGACGGAAGCATAAATACGTTGGGAGTAATTACAACCCCAACCACTCTTTTCACCTTTAAAACAGAATTAGGAGGAAAAGAGATCCAAACAACACTTGTAGAATGCCAGTTAGGGGAAGGAACTGTCTCAAAAGTGCCTCCATCTCTTTTAATGGTAAAAAAACAAGGGGGATGGGTATCTTATGAAGATTTTTTAAAAACACAATAATCTTTTTAATTTTTCTACCGGCAAGCCAACTACATTGTCATAATCACCGTCTATCCATTCTATAAAAGGATCTTCTATTTCTTGAATGCCGTAGGCTCCGGCTTTATCTAGCGGTTTCCCCGTATCTACATATTCAATAATTTCTTTTTCATCTAATTTTTTCATTTTAATTTTTGTTATCTCAAAATCTGATTTTACTTCTAAAGTGTCGGCGTCAACAAGGGCTATTCCTGTTATAACCTGATGAATAGTATCAGACAAACTCTTTAACATATAAATTGCATCTTTCTTAGAACTAGGTTTCCCGAGAATTTTATCTTTTAGCACAACAATAGTATCCGCCCCTATAACAATAGCGTTGCTAAGTTGTAAAGCGACCTCTTTTGCTTTAAGAATTGCTGCAGAAACAGCAAATTCGTCGGGACTAGAAAGTTGTATTTTGGATTCATCAACACCACTTGTAATTACTTCAAAATCTGTAATAATTTTTTTTAAGAGTTTTTTCCTGCGAGGAGAAGCTGAAGCAAGTATAATCCTTTTATTTTTCATATCAATTCTACCGGATCAAAAGTTAGCATTTTATTTCCTGAGAACTATCCCTTTCTCACCATTTAAGGTTATAGCCTAAAAACCAATAATCTTTGTACGGTTTGGTTTTTGTTATTTTCTTAACATTACTCTTCCCCTTACTTTTTTTAACCTTCACAATCTTCTTTTTTTTCTTATCACTCTTTTTTTTCTTTTTTACCATGATTTATCACCTATATATCCTAGGGACTCTCTTTCCAATTCCACATATTATCTCATAACTTATAGTTCTATCAAGTCTTGCTATTTCATCTGCGGTAATTGACTCAAGTCCTTGAGCTCCTATTAAAACAACATCTTCTCCAATTTCAACATTCATATCTCCTACATCAACCAAGGTCATATCCATGCTTATAGAGCCAACAACAGGACATCTTTTGCCTCTTATTAAAACATGGCTGCGGTTGCTTAAACTACGGCTATATCCATCAGCATAGCCTACTGGAATGGTCGCAATCGCAGTCTCTTTTGATGTAACATATGTCCCCCCATAAGACAGCATAGTACCTTCCGGAACACGTTTCAAATAAACTATTCTCGTTTTAAAAGAGAGAGCCGGCCTTAAAGTAATAAAACGATGCGTCCCACCTGAAGGATATAACCCATACATCATAAGGCCAATTCTAACCATGTCAAGGTGAGTATCAGGATGAAAAAGTGTGGCAGCAGAATTGGCAGCGTGCTTAATAGGAATATTATTAAAACGAATAATAATATTTTTAAATTTATCAAACTGCTCTTTAGTATAGTTGTCTCCGTGTTCTTCGGCTTTTGCAAAATGGGTAAACAATCCTTCCACAATTAAATTAGGCAGTGAAGAAATTTTGTTATAAAGAGCTACCGCTTCCGATGGAGCAACGCCAACTCTCCCCATACCTGTATCTATTTTTATATGTATATTTGATTTTCTGTCTCTTTTAACAGATTCATCAGAAAGAGCTTTTGCCTCTGAAAAGGAATAGACTGTTTGAGTTAAACGATAATGTACAATTTCATCAACAACAGAAGTCGGAGATTCCGTAAGAATCAATATAGGAAGCCTTGTCCCTGCTTCTCTAAGTTCTAAAGCTTCCCTTAAATTTGCAACTGCAAGATAAAAAACCCCAGCTTCCATAGCCGCCCGTGATACAGCCACTACCCCATGTCCATAGGCATTTGCTTTAACAACTGCCATAAAACGTGTTTTATCCGGAATAATTTTTTTTACTTCATTTATGTTATGCTTTATGGCTTCTAAATCAATTTCTGCGTAAGTATTCACTTAAACCTCTTAATTTTAAAACCGTTTCATCTGGAACAGTAATGCCTCCGAGAGAAATTTGCCTTCCTGAATTGGAACCGTGAAAATCTGTCCCCCCCGTAACTAACAATCCCTCTTTTTGAGCAATTGCTTTATAACGTTCAACTTGCTCTGCTTTATGTGATGGGTAAAAAACTTCCAGACCTCTAAGCCCTACCGATATTAATTCGGGTATAATGTTATCACAATTTGAAAGCCCGGGATGCGCGAAAACGGCAACCCCACCCGCATCAACTATAACTTTAATAGTATCAACAGGAGTAAGTTTATAATGAGAGACATAGGCAGGACCATTAAACCCAATGTATCGGTCAAAAGCTTCTTTAAAATTTAACACAGCGGCATTTTTTATTAAAATTCTGGCCACATGAGGCCGCCCCGGAGAATCATTTCCTGCAAGATTAAAAACATCTTCAGAAGCAATCTTTAATCCAAGAGCGTTAAGCTTTTCAACCATAGTACAAATACGATCTCTCCTTCCCTGTTGAATCTTGCTTAACAAATTCAAAAGAGAATAATCGTTAATATCAAAGAAATAACCTAATATATGAACTTCTGTTTTTGGTATCTCCGTGGTAAACTCAATTCCGGGAATAATATCCACCCCTATTTTATCCCCCTCTTCAACCGCCCTCAAAACCCCTGCTACTGTGTCATGATCTGTAATCGCAATAGAGGTAAGCCCTGAGGCTTTCGCTAATTTTACTACATCTTCAGGTGAATCTGTGCCATCAGAGAGGTTTGTATGAATATGCAAATCTGCGGGCATATAATTATATTATCAAATTTTTGCTGAATTTTCAATAAAAAATAAGATGGATCCCCGCTTTCGCGGGGATGACAAATTGCAAAAACTATCATTACGCAACAAGCCTAAAAGGGAAAAGAACGGAAGAGAAAAATTGGGGCTGTGGCAAATTTAGGGGATTTAGAGGACAGAATTTAGTAAATTTATTATAAGTAAAGCTTCTTAACCCCGATTATAATAATCGAGGTTAATTTTTAAAATCAGACATAAACATAATATAAATCAAATAATTAAAAACCTGAGGAGAAAATTTAATGTCTAAAAGTTTAACAGCAAAAGCTATTGCCGCGATATCAGAAAGGCTCTTTATATAAAACCCAAAATTAAATTTTCTTTTAAATTTATATCTCTTATATATAAATCCGGTTTTAACTTTCTCTAAATGATGAAACAATTCAAGAGAGACCAAAAGACCAAGCATCTTAGGCGCAAGCTCCGGTATAACTATTTCTGAACATAACCTGTCTAAAGCATCCCTATATATTATTATCTCTTTTTCTTTAAATCTATATTCACTTCTCTTAAAATTTCCGCTATCTATACCAACTATATTTGCTCCTAATTTTAAAGCAATTTTCCTGGGATCACTATCTCCAAACTCAGACAATACCCAATCTGCTATTTCGTAACCTAAAGAAATAACATCAAAAACAACTTCCAATCTTTTATCTACGGAAAGATTTAGATACATCTTATCTTTAGCAAGCAAAAGCATCGCAAAAGAAATTAAATTACGTTTTTCTATTTCAGTAATCATTTGATCCTTCAATCATTCTAATATATTTTCACAGTTTCATCTACAACCTTATTATCTTTAACAGTAACTTTTATATAATGGTGAAAACCACCCGCAAAAAGAGGAAGATGCAAGGGAGAGCCTGCTCCTCCGCTTACTATATAAACAACTCCTTCTCTTTCGGCCCTGCCATAAGCATGAAGATGCCCGGAAAAAACATATTTTACAGTATATTTTTTAAAAACTTTCATCATTAGATCCCCCATCTGCCTACTATCCATTAAAAAATCAGGGAAAAAAGTTGTGCTATCAAAAACAGGCTTATGGAAAAAAACAAAAATATGATCTTTGCTATTCTTTTTAAAATCTTCAAGCATAAAGTCATACTGGTATTTTGTAAAATTATTCTTTAAGGCGTTATCCAAAACAATAAAATGTGCATTTTCATAATCAAAAGAATAATATGATCTCCCAAAAAAATCCTTGAAATATTTATAGCCTAAATGTACGGCATCATGATTGCCTTTCACATGATAGATTGGAACATTTAAAAGTTTATTCATTTTTATATGCTTATTATATTCTTTTAATTTTCCCTCTTCCGCAAAATCCCCCAAATGGATACAGAACTTTATATCTTTATCAGAATTTATTTTTTCGATAAGTCTTTTATATGTCGAATCCCCCTTCAAACTATCGCCAAAAACAGCAAATGAAAAAGGATAAGCTGGCAGAGGTAAAATTAAAAAAGACAAGAAAATTACCCAAAATAATATCTTATACATATTTTCGAGGTTCAAAATATCGAGGCAAAATAAACAGGCATAATTTATTCTTCTTCAGTCACAACAATATCATCAATCGCAACTCTGTATTCTTTTATCGCTTTAGACAATAATTTAATGTTTTTCCCTAAAACAACATCAGTCAAAATAAGGCCCTTAACTCCCGTATCCCAAATTATAGAAACCTCAGAAACTTTTATGCTGCGTTGAGTAGGAATAATAACAGGCAAATTGGAAGACAAGGCTATTGCAATGTAATTTTGAAGATCTCCTACAAGCAGATCTTTCCCCTTCTGGCGAATGGGAATTATCGCCGCATTTATTGCGTCAATATTTTTAGCAGTAATAGACATCAACTTATCAAGCGTATAATAGTCATCAAGAATTATAACCTTGGTATTTTTAAAATTTGCATAATTATCCAAGGCATTGTGATTGAAATTTATAAAATCAAAGCCAGAAAGAGACTCAATGTCTTTGGGGGCGGAGAGAGACAAATCCAATCCAACGGGGATAGAAACCTCTTTTGGTATTTTATCTGCTTCTTTATCATATGAAACAATCAAAACATCCGCGCCGGATGATTCTGCGGCCTTTGCAAGATCGACCACATTTTCAGGAATATGGACAATAAGTGTTAAAGTTTTTGATTTCATTGCATCAAGCAGGCGACTCATTTTTTCCTCCTTTAGTTTTAATGCTTACTGAACAACCGCAATGTTTTTGACGGTACAAATTATACATTCTGGCCAAATCCCTTCCTTTATAATAATCAGGCCTAAAATCCAAATATAAAAAATCAATACCGACAACTTTGGCAATATCATTTCCAATTGATTTAATTAAATCATGTTTTTGATATGGACTAATCAGCAATGTAGTTGTAAAACAGTCAAACCCCCTGCTTTTAGCAAAGTGAGCTGTCTTTTCAAGACGCATTTTATAACAAAAGTTACAATTCCCCGACTTATGATCCAAATCATTTTCGATATAAATCATCGGCAATTCTACTATGCTGCAATAACGTTCCATAGCCGACTTTCGCTCATAATATTCTTTTTCAGGAAAAATATTAGGGTTATAAAAAAAACCTGCGGCGGCATATCCCGCACAGACAAGATTAACATGTACCTGCGTAGTACAAGGAGCACAACAAGTATGTAATAAAACCTTTTTCTTCACTTAATTAATCCCAACCCTGTTAAAGCTTTTTTTATGATCTCCTTCTCCTGCTTATTTACGGAGATAAGAGGCAATCTAGGAATGCCAACAGACATTCCAATCATTTCAAGCGCAGCCTTTACCGGAGTAGGATTGGCAGTGATAAAAAGGGCTTTAAAAATTGGAAGAAGCCTTAAGTGTATCTCTTTTGCCTTTTTATTATTTCCGGAATGATACGCGGCTATCATTGATGCTATTTCATTCCCCACAACATGGGAAGCAACCGATATAACACCTACCGCCCCAACAGACATCATAGGAAGAGTAAGACTGTCATCTCCGCTCCAAACAACAAAGTCAGGAGGACAAAGATTAATAACAGCAGATGTCTGGTCAATATTTCCCGCGGCATCTTTAAGCCCGACATAGTTTTTTATTTTGGAAATACGCGCAACTGTTTCAGGAAGCATATTTATCCCGGTCCTTCCCGGAATATTATAAATGATAAGAGGGAGCTTCGTATTATCAGCAATTGCTTTAAAATGTTGATAGAGTCCCTCCTGCGATGGTTTATTGTAATAAGGAACAACAATCATAGCCCCATCCACCCCGATCTTTTCAGCCTCTATTGTTGATTTTACAGACGTTGCGGTAGAATTAGACCCCGTTCCCGCTATAACTTTACATTTTGTCCCCACAACCTTTTTTACAACTCTATAAAGTTCATATTCTTCATCGTGAGAAAGAGTAGGAGATTCTCCCGTCGTCCCATGAAGTAAAATTGCATCCGAACCATTCTTTAACAAATAAAGAGCAAGTTTCGCCGTCTTGTCAAAATCAATTGACATATCATCTTTAAAAGGGGTAACCATAGCAGTAATCAATCTTCCAAAACCAGCCATTTGTCTACCTCCAAATCTTTTTTTATATTCTACCACAAAAATGTTGTACAAACTCTACTCAACATCAAATCCAAATGATTTTTTAATCGCTACGATTTTATCTCTCAATTCTGCGGCCTTCTCAAAATTAAGCTCAGTTGAAGCTATAATCATCTCATCTGACAACTGTTTAATTAAAGAAGGTATCTCCTCTTTCGGCACAAATGCCTTTATTTGATTAACCTCTTCAAGCTTAGCTTCCCTTATTTGGTCAGAAATATCCGCAATTTCTTTTACGATTGTCTTTGGTTCTATCCCATATTTTTTGTTGTATGCCATCTGCAATTTGCGTCGGCGGTTTGTTTCACTTATAGCTTTTATAATAGAATCTGTCATTTTTTCAGCATAAAGAATAACTTTCCCGTTTGCGTTCCTCGCAGCTCTTCCTATTGTTTGAATAAGAGACCTTTCCGCCCTTAAAAAACCTTCTTTGTCAGCATCCAAAATTGCAACCAAAGAGACTTCAGGCAGGTCAAGCCCCTCCCTAAGTAAATTAATCCCCACCAAAACATCAAACTTTCCAAGACGGAGATCCCTTAAAATTTGTATACGATCTAAAGTTTTAATATCAGAATGTAAATACCTTACTTTCAAATCTTTTTCATTTAAATATTCCGCAAGATCTTCCGCCATTCGTTTTGTGAGAGTTGTAATAAGAACTCTCTCTTTTTTAGAAACCCGTTTTCTTACCTCTTTTTCAATGTCTTCCACCTGACCTTTTATGGGACGAATAACAACTTCAGGATCAACAAGTCCGGTAGGCCGAATAATTTGTTCCACAATTTTTTTGCTCTTTTTAATCTCCCAATCGGCAGGAGTCGCAGAAACAAATATTATTTGATTTAATCTCTCTTCAAACTCATCAAATTTTAAAGGCCTATTATCATAAGCAGAAGGAAGTCTAAATCCATAATTTATAAGAGCGTCTTTACGTGATTTATCGCCAAAATACATTGCGCGAATCTGAGGGATGGTAACATGAGATTCATCAATAAACATTAAAAAATCATCAGGGAAATAATCTATTAAAGTCGAAGGGGGTTCCCCCTCTTTTCGCCCTTCCATATGCCTGGAATAATTTTCAATCCCGGAACAATAACCGAGTTCCCTTATCATTTCTATATCATATTTAGTCCTCTCCTCCAATCTCTGGGCTTCAACAAGTTTTTTGTGTTTTTTAAGGTGTGCTATTCTTAACTTGCACTCTTCCTGAATGGATTTAAGGGCAAAATCCAGTTTATCTTTAAAAGTCACAAAATGAGTCGCAGGATAAATTCCGGCAAAATCAAGCTTTTTAAGAGGTTTTTTTGTTATCGGGTCTATTTCAAAGATACTCTTTATAACATCATATTCATCAATTTCTATTCTTAAAATACGTTTTTCATAAGCCGGTTGTATCTCTATAACATCTCCCCTTGCTCTAAACTTGCCGCGATTTAGTTCAATATCGTTGCGTTCATATTTTATGGCCACAAGTTTTTTTAACATCGTTTCCCTGTCAAGGGCCTCTCCCACTCTTAAAGAGACCATCGCTTCCAAATAACTTTCCGGCGCACCAAGCGAATAAATGCAAGAGACAGACGCAACAACAATTACATCTCTGCGAGAAATAAGTGACATCGTCGCAGAATGACGCAAACGATCAATCTCCTGATTTATAGAAGAATCCTTTTCTATGTAGGTATCTGTCGATGGAAGATAAGCCTCCGGCTGATAATAATCATAATAAGAGACAAAATATTCAACCGCATTTTCAGGAAAATAAGATCTAAATTCCTGGCAAAGCTGGGCTGCCAATGTTTTGTTGTGAGATATAATAAGTGTCGGCTTCTGAATAGCATGAATAATATTAGCCATGGTAAAAGTTTTACCGGACCCCGTAACACCAAGAAGGGTTTGAAAATCAAATTTCTTCTTAATACCCTCAACAAGAGTCTTTATTGCTTTGGGCTGGTCCCCGTCTGGTTTATAATCTGAAATTAGCTTAAATTTTGGCATTAAATTTTGATTTACCCCAACACCTAAATACTCCTAATATTTCACTTTTAAATTGATTGAAATCCCCTTCATTTATTATAATTTTATCAGCTATTTTTATATAATCTTTTTTCGAAGGCTGAGACTTCATAATCTGAAGAATCTTCTTTTTTTTAAACCCTCTTTTCAAAAGCCTTTTAACTCTATTTTTTTTCGAAGCCCAAACAACCCATACTTCATCGACTAATTTTTCAAACAAACATGGCAACGCGGCATCTATAACTATAAGTCTGTTTTTTTCTTTTTTATGTACACTTTCGACTGCATACTGTATACGTTCTATAATGTTTGGGTGCAAAAGCAAATTAAGTTTTTTTAATCTCTTCAAATCAGCAAAGACAATATCACTTATTTTTTTTCTGTTTGCTGTTTTAAACTCATCAAGTAATTTTTTTTCAAACAACGGATCGGCCAATATTTTATGACCGACAAGATCCGCTTCTATTATATAGGCGCCAATTTTTTTAAAGATTTTTGCGGCTTCTGTCTTCCCTGATCCGACAGGACCTGTTAACCCAATAATCATAACAAACCTTCTTATTTAGAACAACAGTTACAATTTACCATCTTGACAAAAATTAAACATAATATATTATAGTCCACAATGCACTTTAAAAAAACAAAAATAATTATAATATTAATATGTTTACTTATTTTTGCTTCAGGAGCTTTTGGTCTACAATATTTCCCCTACATTACAGGGACACTAGCGCTCCCTGGGATTGACAATCCTTATCCGGGACTGGGCACAAATTACTCTTCTTTAGGTAAAGGGATCCGCACTATATTATGGAATCCTGCAAGTCTTGCAAAAACAGAGAAAGCCGAAGCATATCTAGGGTTAAGTTCAACAATGTTTTCTTCTCAAGTGACAAAGAACTATCAGGTTGAAGATCAAACATTTACCATGGGAGGAGACATAGACGAAAACATGACAAATAAAGTCTTGTTTACAGACGATGTAACAGAAACAAATGCAACAACACGCGAATTTGCCGCCCCCGGAACATACTCTCCATCAAGCGCCAAGATGAATTATAATCAGGCGATTAAAATAGGAGATTTTTTGTCGCTGGGGATATCATCAAGAGGAGATACTAACATGTCTTTTGCGATGGGAGGAAATTTTCCGACTCAATATTTATCTGAAATGAATCTCTATAACTCTAATGATCTATTTGGATCGGGGATATCTGTCGGATCAGATGGAAAATTAACTTTTACGCAAACTTCTCCCGCTCCATTTGTTTATACAAGTGAAGCATCTGCCTGGAGCGGGTTTCTTAGTCAATCCCAACGGATCCCTTTTTCAGTCATATCAGACATGAGAAATGACGTAAAGGTTGATTCAAATTTGACTTTTTCAGGCGCTACAAAATGGAATGATCTCTCCATAGGGAT containing:
- a CDS encoding septum formation protein Maf, whose product is MKNKRIILASASPRRKKLLKKIITDFEVITSGVDESKIQLSSPDEFAVSAAILKAKEVALQLSNAIVIGADTIVVLKDKILGKPSSKKDAIYMLKSLSDTIHQVITGIALVDADTLEVKSDFEITKIKMKKLDEKEIIEYVDTGKPLDKAGAYGIQEIEDPFIEWIDGDYDNVVGLPVEKLKRLLCF
- a CDS encoding excinuclease ABC subunit B, yielding MPKFKLISDYKPDGDQPKAIKTLVEGIKKKFDFQTLLGVTGSGKTFTMANIIHAIQKPTLIISHNKTLAAQLCQEFRSYFPENAVEYFVSYYDYYQPEAYLPSTDTYIEKDSSINQEIDRLRHSATMSLISRRDVIVVASVSCIYSLGAPESYLEAMVSLRVGEALDRETMLKKLVAIKYERNDIELNRGKFRARGDVIEIQPAYEKRILRIEIDEYDVIKSIFEIDPITKKPLKKLDFAGIYPATHFVTFKDKLDFALKSIQEECKLRIAHLKKHKKLVEAQRLEERTKYDIEMIRELGYCSGIENYSRHMEGRKEGEPPSTLIDYFPDDFLMFIDESHVTIPQIRAMYFGDKSRKDALINYGFRLPSAYDNRPLKFDEFEERLNQIIFVSATPADWEIKKSKKIVEQIIRPTGLVDPEVVIRPIKGQVEDIEKEVRKRVSKKERVLITTLTKRMAEDLAEYLNEKDLKVRYLHSDIKTLDRIQILRDLRLGKFDVLVGINLLREGLDLPEVSLVAILDADKEGFLRAERSLIQTIGRAARNANGKVILYAEKMTDSIIKAISETNRRRKLQMAYNKKYGIEPKTIVKEIADISDQIREAKLEEVNQIKAFVPKEEIPSLIKQLSDEMIIASTELNFEKAAELRDKIVAIKKSFGFDVE
- a CDS encoding 4-hydroxy-tetrahydrodipicolinate synthase, whose amino-acid sequence is MAGFGRLITAMVTPFKDDMSIDFDKTAKLALYLLKNGSDAILLHGTTGESPTLSHDEEYELYRVVKKVVGTKCKVIAGTGSNSTATSVKSTIEAEKIGVDGAMIVVPYYNKPSQEGLYQHFKAIADNTKLPLIIYNIPGRTGINMLPETVARISKIKNYVGLKDAAGNIDQTSAVINLCPPDFVVWSGDDSLTLPMMSVGAVGVISVASHVVGNEIASMIAAYHSGNNKKAKEIHLRLLPIFKALFITANPTPVKAALEMIGMSVGIPRLPLISVNKQEKEIIKKALTGLGLIK
- a CDS encoding dephospho-CoA kinase — protein: MIIGLTGPVGSGKTEAAKIFKKIGAYIIEADLVGHKILADPLFEKKLLDEFKTANRKKISDIVFADLKRLKKLNLLLHPNIIERIQYAVESVHKKEKNRLIVIDAALPCLFEKLVDEVWVVWASKKNRVKRLLKRGFKKKKILQIMKSQPSKKDYIKIADKIIINEGDFNQFKSEILGVFRCWGKSKFNAKI
- a CDS encoding alanine racemase, which gives rise to MNTYAEIDLEAIKHNINEVKKIIPDKTRFMAVVKANAYGHGVVAVSRAAMEAGVFYLAVANLREALELREAGTRLPILILTESPTSVVDEIVHYRLTQTVYSFSEAKALSDESVKRDRKSNIHIKIDTGMGRVGVAPSEAVALYNKISSLPNLIVEGLFTHFAKAEEHGDNYTKEQFDKFKNIIIRFNNIPIKHAANSAATLFHPDTHLDMVRIGLMMYGLYPSGGTHRFITLRPALSFKTRIVYLKRVPEGTMLSYGGTYVTSKETAIATIPVGYADGYSRSLSNRSHVLIRGKRCPVVGSISMDMTLVDVGDMNVEIGEDVVLIGAQGLESITADEIARLDRTISYEIICGIGKRVPRIYR